One Caulobacter segnis genomic window carries:
- the rplP gene encoding 50S ribosomal protein L16, with translation MLSPKKTKFRKQFKGRIHGTSKGGTLLNFGSYGLKAVEPERITARQIEAARRAITRQMKRQGRVWIRIFPDVPVTGKPAEVRMGKGKGAVDYWAARVAPGRIMFEIDGVPDDIAREALRLGAAKLPIRTRVVTRIDAGVAVEA, from the coding sequence ATGCTGTCTCCGAAAAAGACCAAATTCCGCAAGCAGTTCAAGGGCCGCATCCACGGCACTTCGAAGGGCGGCACCCTGCTGAACTTCGGTTCGTACGGCCTGAAGGCCGTCGAGCCGGAGCGCATCACGGCTCGTCAGATCGAAGCCGCCCGTCGCGCCATCACCCGCCAGATGAAGCGTCAAGGCCGCGTCTGGATCCGTATCTTCCCCGACGTGCCGGTCACCGGCAAGCCGGCCGAAGTCCGGATGGGTAAGGGTAAGGGCGCCGTGGATTACTGGGCCGCTCGCGTGGCTCCGGGCCGCATCATGTTCGAAATCGACGGCGTGCCGGACGATATCGCGCGTGAAGCTCTCCGCCTGGGCGCCGCCAAGCTGCCGATCCGCACCCGTGTTGTCACCCGCATCGATGCGGGCGTGGCCGTGGAGGCTTGA
- the rpsQ gene encoding 30S ribosomal protein S17: MPKRILEGVVVSDKGDKTVVVKVERTIVHPILKKIVRQSKKYHAHDESNAYKAGEAIRIVECAPKSKLKTWEVLPKASA; this comes from the coding sequence ATGCCCAAGCGTATCCTCGAAGGGGTCGTCGTCTCCGACAAGGGCGATAAGACCGTCGTGGTGAAGGTCGAACGGACTATCGTTCACCCGATCCTGAAGAAGATCGTGCGTCAGTCGAAGAAGTACCACGCGCACGACGAATCCAACGCGTACAAGGCCGGCGAAGCAATTCGCATCGTCGAATGCGCTCCGAAGTCCAAGCTGAAGACCTGGGAAGTCCTTCCCAAGGCTTCCGCTTAA
- the rpsJ gene encoding 30S ribosomal protein S10 has product MDRQNIRIRLKAFDHRVLDHSTREIVNTAKRTGATVRGPIPLPTLIEKFTVNRSPHVDKKSREQFEIRTHKRVLDIVDPTPQTVDALMKLDLSAGVDVEIKL; this is encoded by the coding sequence ATGGATCGTCAGAACATCCGCATCCGGCTCAAGGCCTTCGATCACCGCGTGTTGGATCATTCCACGCGCGAGATCGTCAATACGGCCAAGCGCACGGGCGCGACGGTGCGGGGCCCCATCCCCCTGCCCACGCTTATCGAGAAATTCACCGTCAACCGTTCGCCGCACGTCGACAAGAAGTCGCGCGAGCAGTTCGAGATCCGTACGCACAAGCGCGTCCTCGACATCGTTGACCCGACTCCGCAGACCGTGGACGCGCTGATGAAGCTCGACCTGTCGGCCGGCGTTGACGTCGAAATCAAGCTGTAA
- a CDS encoding FdhF/YdeP family oxidoreductase has translation MSDKKVPGVRAYHQPAGGWGALKAVAGALADQETIVEGGKTLMRANQPEGFDCPGCAWPDPKHTSSFEFCENGAKAVAWEATSKRATPQVFADHTVSELLTWTDHKIEDLGRLTEPMAYDPADDRYKPITWEAAFARTAAGLKALKDPNEAEFYASGRASNEAAFLYQLMARRFGTNNFPDCSNMCHEPTSVGLPDSIGLGKGSVTLEDFDHADLIMCFGHNPGTNHPRMMATLREASRRGATILAFNPLKERALEKFASPQDPVEMATLSSTPIASAYFQVQVGGDALLVQGMMKALLAMEARDGGVLDHDFILEHTAGFEALAASVEALDWATIEAGSGLPRSRIEAAAAIYAKAEAAILCYGMGLTQHRDSSGAVQQLVNLLLLKGNIGRPGAGICPLRGHSNVQGNRTVGIAEKPSAAMLDSIRDVFGFEPPRAHGHTVVEAIAAMERGQAKLFIGLGGNFAVAAPDPVRTFAAMRKLDLAVHVATKPNRTHLLVGKEAILLPCLGRTEMDMRAGVRQSVTVEDSMSMVHASRGLNPPASEHLMSEPAIVAGIASAVFGEDPLVDWPGLADDYEAIRDLIAQVFPGAFDDYNDRVRVPGGFRLPVGPSNRVWKTTTGKANFIVHDPKGGDPRRGDPDVMILTTLRSHDQYNTTIYGNDDRYRGVFGRRDVIFANPDDMARIGLSQGDLVDLGAAFDETGERVVRAFTVVARDIPPGCLAAYYPETNVVVSLDDHDQRSGTPAYKSAPVRLRKHQAPWPEGAATATAVP, from the coding sequence ATGTCCGACAAGAAGGTTCCCGGCGTTCGCGCCTACCACCAGCCGGCCGGCGGCTGGGGCGCGCTGAAGGCCGTGGCCGGCGCCCTGGCCGATCAGGAGACGATCGTCGAGGGCGGCAAGACCCTGATGCGGGCCAACCAGCCCGAGGGCTTCGACTGCCCCGGCTGCGCCTGGCCCGATCCCAAACACACCAGCTCGTTCGAGTTCTGCGAGAACGGGGCCAAGGCCGTGGCCTGGGAGGCGACCTCCAAGCGCGCCACGCCCCAGGTCTTTGCCGACCATACGGTCAGCGAGCTGTTGACCTGGACGGACCACAAGATCGAGGACCTGGGCCGGCTGACCGAGCCGATGGCCTACGACCCGGCCGACGATCGCTACAAGCCGATCACCTGGGAGGCGGCCTTCGCCCGCACGGCGGCGGGGCTTAAGGCCCTCAAGGATCCGAACGAGGCCGAGTTCTACGCCTCGGGACGGGCCAGCAACGAGGCGGCCTTCCTGTACCAGCTGATGGCGCGCCGGTTCGGGACCAACAATTTCCCCGACTGCTCGAACATGTGCCACGAGCCGACCAGCGTGGGCCTGCCGGACTCGATCGGCCTGGGCAAGGGTTCGGTGACGCTGGAAGACTTCGACCACGCCGACCTGATCATGTGCTTCGGGCACAACCCGGGCACCAACCATCCGCGGATGATGGCCACCCTGCGCGAGGCCAGCCGGCGCGGGGCGACGATCCTGGCCTTCAATCCGCTGAAGGAGCGGGCCCTGGAGAAGTTCGCCTCGCCGCAGGACCCGGTCGAGATGGCGACCTTGAGCTCGACCCCGATCGCCTCGGCCTATTTCCAGGTCCAGGTCGGCGGCGACGCCCTGCTGGTGCAGGGGATGATGAAGGCGCTGCTGGCGATGGAGGCGCGCGACGGCGGCGTCCTGGATCATGACTTTATCCTGGAGCACACCGCCGGCTTCGAAGCGCTCGCCGCCAGCGTCGAGGCGCTGGACTGGGCGACGATCGAGGCGGGCAGCGGCCTGCCGCGTTCGCGGATCGAGGCGGCGGCGGCGATCTACGCCAAGGCCGAGGCGGCCATCCTCTGCTACGGCATGGGCCTGACCCAGCATCGCGACAGCTCGGGCGCGGTGCAGCAGCTGGTCAACCTGCTGCTGCTGAAGGGCAATATCGGCCGGCCGGGGGCGGGGATCTGCCCGCTGCGCGGCCACTCCAACGTCCAGGGCAACCGCACGGTCGGCATCGCCGAGAAGCCTTCGGCGGCGATGCTGGACTCCATAAGAGACGTGTTCGGCTTCGAACCGCCGCGCGCCCACGGCCACACCGTGGTCGAGGCGATCGCGGCGATGGAGCGCGGGCAGGCCAAGCTGTTCATCGGCCTGGGCGGCAATTTCGCGGTGGCCGCGCCCGATCCGGTGCGGACTTTCGCGGCCATGCGCAAGCTGGACCTGGCCGTCCACGTCGCCACCAAGCCCAACCGCACGCACCTCCTGGTCGGCAAGGAAGCCATCCTGCTGCCGTGCCTGGGGCGGACCGAGATGGACATGCGGGCCGGCGTGCGCCAGTCGGTGACGGTCGAGGACTCGATGTCCATGGTCCACGCCTCGCGCGGGCTGAACCCGCCGGCGTCAGAACACCTGATGTCCGAGCCGGCCATCGTGGCGGGGATCGCCTCGGCGGTATTCGGCGAGGACCCGCTGGTCGACTGGCCGGGCCTGGCCGACGACTACGAGGCCATCCGCGACCTGATCGCCCAGGTCTTCCCCGGCGCGTTCGACGACTACAATGACAGGGTCCGGGTTCCCGGCGGCTTCCGCCTGCCGGTCGGGCCCTCGAACCGGGTATGGAAGACCACGACGGGCAAGGCCAACTTCATCGTCCACGACCCCAAGGGCGGCGACCCGCGCCGGGGCGATCCGGACGTGATGATCCTGACCACCCTGCGCAGCCACGACCAGTACAACACCACGATCTATGGCAACGACGACCGCTATCGCGGGGTGTTCGGGCGGCGCGACGTGATCTTCGCCAATCCCGACGACATGGCGCGCATCGGTCTCTCGCAAGGCGACCTGGTGGACCTGGGCGCGGCGTTCGACGAGACGGGCGAGCGGGTGGTGCGGGCCTTCACGGTGGTGGCGCGGGACATCCCGCCGGGCTGCCTGGCGGCCTACTATCCCGAGACCAATGTCGTGGTGTCGCTGGATGACCATGACCAGCGCTCGGGCACGCCGGCCTACAAGTCAGCTCCGGTGCGGCTTCGCAAACACCAGGCGCCGTGGCCGGAAGGCGCGGCGACGGCGACCGCCGTTCCATGA
- the rplB gene encoding 50S ribosomal protein L2, translating to MALKHFNPTSPGQRGLVLIDRSELHKGKPEKKLVEGLTKSGGRGGNGRIAVRFRGGGAKRLYRLVDFKRRKQGTATVVRLEYDPNRTAFIALIKYQADGELAYILAPQRLKVGDEVVTGEKVDVKPGNASPLRTLPIGTIIHNIELKPAKGGQIARSAGAYAQLVGRDAGYAQIRLNSGELRMVLDSCMATVGAVSNPDHMNQNLGKAGRSRHMGRRPHVRGVAMNPVDHPHGGGEGRTSGGRHPVTPAGKPTKGAKTRVNKATDKFIIRSRHKAKKGR from the coding sequence ATGGCCTTGAAGCACTTTAACCCGACCAGCCCCGGCCAACGCGGCCTGGTGCTGATCGACCGCAGCGAACTTCACAAGGGCAAGCCCGAGAAGAAGCTCGTTGAAGGCCTGACCAAGTCGGGCGGTCGCGGCGGCAATGGCCGTATCGCGGTCCGTTTCCGCGGCGGCGGCGCCAAGCGCCTGTACCGTCTGGTCGACTTCAAGCGTCGTAAGCAAGGCACGGCCACGGTCGTTCGTCTCGAGTACGATCCGAACCGCACCGCCTTCATCGCCCTGATCAAGTATCAGGCCGACGGCGAGCTGGCCTACATCCTGGCCCCGCAACGCCTGAAGGTTGGTGACGAAGTCGTCACCGGCGAGAAGGTCGACGTGAAGCCGGGCAACGCCTCGCCGCTGCGCACGCTGCCGATCGGCACGATCATCCACAACATCGAGCTGAAGCCCGCCAAGGGTGGTCAGATCGCCCGTTCGGCTGGCGCCTACGCCCAGCTGGTCGGTCGTGACGCCGGCTACGCCCAGATCCGCCTGAACTCGGGCGAACTGCGCATGGTGCTCGACTCGTGCATGGCCACCGTCGGCGCCGTGTCCAACCCCGACCACATGAACCAGAACCTCGGCAAGGCCGGCCGTTCTCGTCACATGGGCCGTCGCCCGCACGTCCGCGGTGTCGCCATGAACCCGGTCGACCACCCCCACGGTGGTGGTGAAGGCCGTACCTCGGGCGGTCGCCACCCGGTGACCCCGGCTGGTAAGCCGACCAAGGGCGCCAAGACCCGCGTCAACAAGGCCACGGACAAGTTCATCATCCGTTCGCGCCACAAAGCGAAGAAGGGCCGCTAA
- the rpsC gene encoding 30S ribosomal protein S3, whose translation MGQKVNPVGLRLGVNRTWDSRWFADGAQYGKMLHQDLAIRAALKKRLYQAGVSRIIIERPHKKCRITIYAARPGVIIGKKGADIDKLRKDLSIKTEGEVHLNIVEIRKPETDAQLVAESIAQQLERRIAFRRAMKRSIQSAVRLGAKGIRINVSGRLGGAEIARMEWYREGRVPLHTLRADIDFGFAEAKTTYGIIGVKTWIFKGEVLEHDPMALDKRLATESGPAGEGGGRERGDRPDRGDRRDRRDRA comes from the coding sequence ATGGGTCAGAAAGTCAATCCGGTCGGGCTGCGGCTCGGCGTAAACCGCACCTGGGACAGCCGTTGGTTCGCCGACGGCGCCCAGTACGGCAAGATGCTGCACCAGGATCTCGCGATCCGGGCCGCCCTGAAGAAGCGCCTGTACCAAGCCGGTGTCTCGCGCATCATCATCGAGCGTCCGCACAAGAAGTGCCGCATCACGATCTATGCCGCCCGTCCGGGCGTCATCATCGGCAAGAAGGGCGCTGACATCGACAAGCTCCGCAAGGACCTGTCGATCAAGACCGAGGGCGAAGTCCACCTGAACATCGTCGAGATCCGCAAGCCGGAAACCGACGCTCAGCTGGTCGCGGAGTCCATCGCTCAGCAGCTGGAACGCCGGATCGCCTTCCGTCGCGCCATGAAGCGTTCGATCCAGTCGGCCGTGCGTCTCGGCGCCAAGGGCATCCGGATCAACGTCTCGGGTCGCCTCGGCGGCGCTGAAATCGCCCGCATGGAGTGGTATCGCGAAGGTCGCGTGCCGCTGCACACCCTGCGCGCTGACATTGACTTCGGTTTCGCCGAAGCCAAGACCACCTACGGCATCATCGGCGTGAAGACCTGGATCTTCAAAGGCGAGGTGCTGGAGCATGATCCGATGGCGCTCGACAAGCGCCTGGCCACCGAGTCCGGCCCGGCCGGCGAAGGTGGCGGCCGTGAGCGCGGCGATCGTCCCGACCGGGGCGACCGTCGTGACCGTCGCGATCGCGCCTAA
- a CDS encoding 50S ribosomal protein L23, giving the protein MAATARHYDTILSPVITEKTTLLSEQNKVVFKVANDATKDEIAAAVEELFKVKVTKVNTIVTKGKTKRFRGIVGRRNDVKKAIVTLADGQSIDITTGL; this is encoded by the coding sequence ATGGCCGCCACCGCTCGCCACTACGACACGATCCTGTCGCCGGTGATCACCGAAAAGACGACCCTGCTCTCGGAGCAGAACAAGGTTGTCTTCAAGGTGGCCAACGACGCGACCAAGGACGAAATCGCCGCCGCCGTCGAAGAGCTGTTCAAGGTCAAGGTGACCAAGGTCAACACCATCGTGACCAAGGGCAAGACCAAGCGCTTCCGCGGCATCGTCGGGCGTCGCAACGACGTCAAAAAAGCTATCGTGACCCTGGCCGACGGCCAGTCGATCGACATCACGACGGGGCTCTAA
- the fdhD gene encoding formate dehydrogenase accessory sulfurtransferase FdhD: MQWRAGRAPEALARDLPRETAVGLSFDGRPHTVLMATPRDLEELALGFVITEAVARAADVLEITTKEEEQGVLVDVRLAPGAVTRKARPRNLEGRSSCGLCGVQRLADAVRPLPVLGEGVRVRHAAIPRALAALEQEQSLGRLTRATHAAAFFDAGGTLVLVREDVGRHNALDKLAGAMAREGVEAATGFVVVTSRCSFEMVEKAARMGCPILVAVSAPTELAISKAQEANLTLVALARADGHAVFAGGERLVESELEPA, translated from the coding sequence GTGCAATGGCGCGCCGGACGCGCGCCGGAAGCCCTCGCCCGCGACCTGCCGCGCGAGACCGCCGTGGGCCTGTCGTTCGACGGTCGTCCGCACACGGTGCTGATGGCGACGCCCCGGGACCTGGAGGAGCTGGCCCTGGGCTTCGTGATCACCGAGGCGGTGGCCAGAGCCGCCGACGTCCTCGAGATCACCACGAAGGAAGAAGAGCAGGGGGTCCTGGTCGACGTCCGCCTGGCGCCGGGCGCGGTGACCCGGAAGGCCAGGCCGCGCAATCTGGAAGGCCGGTCCAGCTGTGGGCTGTGCGGCGTGCAGCGCCTCGCCGACGCGGTGCGGCCTCTGCCGGTGCTGGGCGAGGGCGTCCGCGTCCGGCATGCGGCGATCCCGCGCGCCCTGGCGGCGCTGGAGCAGGAGCAGAGCCTGGGCCGCCTGACCCGCGCCACCCACGCCGCCGCCTTCTTCGACGCCGGCGGGACGCTGGTCCTGGTGCGAGAAGATGTCGGCCGCCACAATGCGCTGGACAAGCTGGCCGGGGCGATGGCCCGCGAAGGCGTCGAGGCTGCCACGGGCTTCGTCGTCGTCACCAGCCGCTGCTCGTTCGAGATGGTCGAGAAGGCCGCGCGGATGGGCTGTCCGATCCTGGTCGCGGTCTCGGCCCCGACCGAACTGGCGATCAGCAAGGCCCAGGAGGCCAACCTGACCCTGGTGGCCCTGGCCCGCGCCGACGGCCACGCGGTGTTCGCCGGCGGCGAGCGCCTTGTCGAATCCGAGCTGGAGCCGGCCTGA
- the rpsS gene encoding 30S ribosomal protein S19 has translation MTRSVWKGPFVDGYLLKKADAALSSGRKDVIKTWSRRSTIMPQFVGLTFGVHNGHKHVPVSVSEDMVGMKFGEFAPTRNFPGHAADKKAKRK, from the coding sequence ATGACCCGCTCCGTCTGGAAAGGCCCGTTTGTCGACGGGTACCTCCTGAAGAAGGCCGACGCCGCTCTGTCGTCGGGCCGCAAGGACGTCATCAAGACCTGGTCGCGTCGCTCGACGATCATGCCGCAATTCGTCGGCCTGACCTTCGGCGTCCACAACGGCCACAAGCACGTCCCGGTCTCCGTGTCGGAAGACATGGTCGGCATGAAGTTCGGCGAGTTCGCTCCCACGCGTAACTTCCCGGGCCACGCCGCCGACAAGAAGGCCAAGAGGAAGTAA
- the rplN gene encoding 50S ribosomal protein L14 codes for MIQMQTNLEVADNSGARRVMCIKVLGGAGRRYASVGDVIVVSVKEAIPRGRVKKGDVLRAVVVRVNQNLKRKDGSVIRFDKNAAVIVNKQSEPVGTRIFGPVPRELRAKNHMKIISLAPEVL; via the coding sequence ATGATCCAGATGCAAACTAACCTGGAAGTCGCCGACAACTCTGGCGCTCGCCGGGTCATGTGCATCAAGGTGTTGGGCGGCGCAGGCCGTCGCTACGCCAGCGTCGGCGACGTTATCGTCGTCTCCGTGAAGGAAGCCATCCCGCGTGGTCGCGTGAAGAAGGGTGACGTGCTTCGCGCCGTCGTCGTTCGCGTGAACCAAAACCTGAAGCGCAAGGATGGCTCGGTCATCCGCTTCGACAAGAACGCCGCGGTGATCGTGAACAAGCAGAGCGAGCCGGTCGGCACGCGGATCTTCGGCCCGGTTCCTCGTGAACTGCGCGCCAAGAACCACATGAAGATCATCTCCCTCGCTCCGGAGGTGCTGTAA
- the rplV gene encoding 50S ribosomal protein L22 produces MAKQKQERRLPAAEAMCKVRTLRTSPRKLNLVAQSIRGLNVQRALNELEFSHKRIAQDVRKALYSAISNAENNHNLDIDSLVVAEAYVGKNLIMKRFSPRARGRATRVEKPFSEITIVVRELGEAA; encoded by the coding sequence ATGGCCAAGCAGAAGCAAGAACGCCGCCTGCCGGCCGCCGAAGCGATGTGCAAGGTGCGCACCCTGCGCACCAGCCCGCGCAAGCTGAACCTGGTCGCTCAGTCCATCCGTGGCCTGAACGTCCAACGCGCTCTCAACGAGCTCGAGTTCAGCCACAAGCGCATCGCTCAGGACGTCCGCAAGGCGCTGTACTCGGCGATTTCGAACGCCGAGAACAACCACAACCTCGACATCGACTCCCTGGTCGTCGCCGAGGCCTATGTGGGCAAGAACCTGATCATGAAGCGTTTCTCGCCCCGCGCTCGCGGTCGCGCGACGCGCGTTGAGAAGCCGTTCTCCGAGATCACGATCGTGGTCCGCGAACTGGGTGAGGCCGCCTAA
- a CDS encoding GIN domain-containing protein: protein MRALTAMAVLAAAVSAASLTSGAVAQAAPSVKIKDAVARVVVIPENRSDVKVEFLTTNASLPLEVRNEGDEVVVDGDLRMNKINGCNNRNGKIWVKVRGVGEVSYDNFPQIAVRVPMDAKVKAGGAVFGDIGRSSNVDLANAGCGDWTVANTKGELKVGLAGSGDVKTGSAASAEISLAGSGDVSAQAIGGDLEVNIAGSGDVTVASIAGKLEGNIAGSGNITVAGGRSRAVEVNVMGSGDVTFNGEAGSVDVSVAGSGDIRIAKVTGPVKKHVAGSGDVIIGQ, encoded by the coding sequence ATGCGCGCTCTGACCGCCATGGCCGTGCTGGCCGCCGCCGTTTCCGCCGCCTCCTTGACGAGTGGGGCCGTCGCCCAGGCCGCGCCCTCCGTGAAGATCAAGGACGCCGTCGCCCGCGTGGTGGTGATCCCCGAGAACCGCTCGGACGTGAAGGTCGAGTTCCTGACCACCAACGCCAGCCTGCCGCTGGAAGTCCGCAACGAGGGCGACGAGGTGGTCGTCGACGGCGACCTGCGCATGAACAAGATCAACGGCTGCAACAACCGCAATGGCAAGATCTGGGTGAAGGTGCGCGGCGTGGGCGAGGTGTCCTACGACAACTTCCCGCAGATCGCGGTCCGCGTGCCGATGGACGCCAAGGTCAAGGCCGGCGGCGCGGTGTTCGGCGACATCGGTCGCTCCAGCAACGTCGACCTGGCCAACGCCGGCTGCGGCGACTGGACCGTGGCCAACACCAAGGGCGAGCTGAAGGTCGGCCTGGCCGGCTCGGGCGACGTCAAGACCGGCTCGGCCGCCTCGGCCGAGATCAGCCTGGCCGGTTCGGGCGACGTCAGCGCCCAGGCCATCGGCGGCGACCTCGAGGTCAACATCGCCGGGTCGGGTGACGTCACGGTCGCCAGCATCGCCGGCAAGCTGGAAGGCAATATCGCCGGCTCGGGCAACATCACCGTCGCCGGCGGCCGCAGCCGTGCGGTCGAAGTGAACGTGATGGGCTCGGGCGACGTCACCTTCAACGGCGAGGCCGGTTCGGTCGACGTCTCGGTGGCCGGCTCGGGCGACATCCGCATCGCCAAGGTCACCGGCCCGGTCAAGAAGCATGTGGCCGGCTCGGGCGACGTGATCATCGGCCAGTAA
- the rpmC gene encoding 50S ribosomal protein L29 gives MKIADIRGLTPDQLADTLISLKKEQFNLRFQAATGQVEKTHRVNEIRKDIARIKTVLRAKAAA, from the coding sequence ATGAAGATCGCTGACATCCGGGGCCTGACCCCCGACCAGCTGGCCGACACCCTGATCAGCCTGAAGAAGGAGCAGTTCAACCTGCGCTTCCAGGCCGCCACGGGCCAGGTCGAGAAGACCCACCGCGTCAACGAGATCCGCAAGGATATCGCGCGGATCAAGACCGTGCTGCGCGCCAAGGCCGCGGCTTAA
- a CDS encoding outer membrane protein translates to MNTKLFATAALIAAAVSAPAFAQNVGSVGAAVNYTDLNTRLGGADGTSAVLDGSVAIPLQGAWTVTANGDVSISDNDLSDETVASGAVHLTTKIGDTVRVGGFTALSRPSNDTLWAVGAEAQKYLDKVTLTGLVAYGQSNDLDADLYSVRGEARYFVSDNFRLNAGAGWSRIDTNVNADLWDVNAGGEYKFANSGWSTFAKYTHAESKDLAKLNSDAVRVGVRYTFGGSLKDRDRAGADLATASDLFGFGVR, encoded by the coding sequence ATGAATACCAAGCTCTTCGCCACCGCCGCCCTGATCGCCGCCGCCGTCTCGGCCCCGGCCTTCGCCCAGAACGTCGGTTCGGTCGGCGCAGCCGTGAACTATACCGACCTGAACACCCGCCTCGGCGGCGCCGACGGCACCTCGGCCGTGCTCGACGGCTCGGTCGCCATCCCGCTGCAAGGCGCCTGGACCGTGACCGCCAACGGCGACGTTTCGATCTCGGACAACGACCTGTCGGACGAAACCGTCGCCTCGGGCGCCGTCCACCTGACCACCAAGATCGGCGACACCGTTCGCGTCGGCGGCTTCACCGCCCTGTCGCGTCCGTCGAACGACACCCTGTGGGCCGTCGGCGCCGAAGCCCAGAAGTACCTGGACAAGGTCACCCTGACGGGCCTGGTCGCCTACGGCCAGTCGAACGACCTGGACGCCGACCTGTACTCGGTCCGCGGCGAAGCCCGCTACTTCGTGTCGGATAACTTCCGCCTGAACGCCGGCGCCGGCTGGTCGCGCATCGACACCAACGTCAATGCCGACCTGTGGGACGTGAATGCCGGCGGCGAGTACAAGTTCGCGAACAGCGGCTGGTCGACCTTCGCCAAGTACACCCACGCGGAATCGAAGGACCTGGCCAAGCTGAACTCGGACGCCGTCCGGGTCGGCGTCCGCTACACCTTCGGCGGCAGCCTGAAGGACCGCGACCGCGCCGGCGCCGACCTGGCCACGGCTAGCGACCTGTTCGGCTTCGGCGTCCGCTAA
- the rplC gene encoding 50S ribosomal protein L3: protein MTLPTQRTGVLAKKLGMTRFFDEAGQHVPVTVLSLDGCQVTAQRTVEKDGYTALQLGAGAKKAKNTSKALRGHFAKSAVEPKRVVAEFRVEEAALIEVGAELTADHFVAGQKVDIQGLTVGKGFAGAMKRWNFGGLRATHGVSVSHRSHGSTGNRQDPGRTFPGKKMAGHLGQETVTTLNVTVWKVDVERGLILVKGAVPGHEGSYVKVRDAVKKALPADAPRPGAFRKAGEAAPAAAETPAEEAPAAATEEGEG from the coding sequence ATGACTCTCCCCACCCAACGCACTGGCGTCCTCGCCAAGAAGCTCGGCATGACCCGCTTCTTCGACGAAGCCGGTCAGCACGTGCCGGTCACCGTCCTGTCGCTCGACGGTTGCCAGGTCACGGCTCAGCGCACCGTTGAGAAGGACGGCTACACCGCCCTGCAACTCGGCGCCGGCGCCAAGAAAGCCAAGAACACCTCGAAGGCCCTGCGCGGTCACTTCGCGAAGTCGGCCGTCGAGCCGAAGCGCGTCGTCGCCGAGTTCCGCGTCGAAGAGGCCGCTCTGATCGAAGTCGGCGCCGAACTGACGGCCGACCACTTCGTCGCCGGCCAGAAGGTCGACATCCAGGGCCTCACCGTCGGTAAGGGTTTCGCCGGCGCCATGAAGCGCTGGAACTTCGGTGGTCTGCGCGCCACCCACGGTGTTTCGGTCTCGCACCGCTCGCACGGTTCGACCGGTAACCGCCAGGACCCGGGCCGTACGTTCCCGGGCAAGAAGATGGCCGGTCACCTGGGTCAAGAAACCGTCACCACGCTGAATGTCACCGTCTGGAAGGTGGACGTCGAGCGCGGCCTGATCCTGGTCAAGGGCGCCGTCCCGGGCCACGAAGGCAGCTACGTGAAGGTTCGCGACGCCGTGAAGAAGGCTCTCCCCGCCGACGCTCCGCGTCCGGGCGCCTTCCGCAAGGCTGGCGAAGCCGCTCCGGCCGCCGCTGAGACCCCCGCTGAAGAGGCCCCCGCGGCTGCGACCGAAGAGGGCGAAGGCTAA
- the rplD gene encoding 50S ribosomal protein L4, giving the protein MKLDVIKLDGGKAGSVDLDDAIFGIDDIRGDILQRVVTWQLAKRRSGNHKIQVRNEVSRTSKKMYKQKGTGGARHGSRRAAQFVGGAKAHGPVVRSHAFDLPKKIRALALRHALSSKAKSGALVVLDSAVLTEAKTAALRANFDKIGLKNALVIAGPEVDANFKLAARNIPNVDVLPNAGLNVYDVLRRQTLVLTKDAVEAISARFAEKEAA; this is encoded by the coding sequence ATGAAACTCGACGTCATCAAACTGGACGGCGGCAAGGCCGGCTCCGTTGATCTCGACGACGCCATCTTCGGCATCGACGACATCCGCGGCGACATCCTGCAGCGCGTCGTGACCTGGCAGCTGGCCAAGCGCCGCTCGGGCAACCACAAGATTCAAGTTCGTAACGAGGTCTCTCGTACGAGCAAGAAGATGTACAAGCAGAAGGGCACCGGCGGCGCCCGTCACGGTTCGCGCCGTGCGGCCCAGTTCGTCGGCGGCGCCAAGGCCCACGGCCCTGTCGTCCGCAGCCACGCTTTCGACCTGCCGAAGAAGATCCGGGCCCTGGCTCTGCGCCACGCCCTGTCGTCGAAGGCCAAGTCGGGCGCGCTGGTCGTTCTGGACAGCGCCGTTCTGACCGAAGCGAAGACGGCCGCCCTGCGCGCCAACTTCGACAAGATCGGTCTGAAGAACGCCCTGGTCATCGCCGGTCCGGAAGTGGACGCGAACTTCAAGCTCGCCGCCCGCAACATTCCGAACGTCGACGTCCTGCCGAACGCCGGCCTGAACGTCTACGACGTGCTGCGTCGCCAGACCCTCGTCCTGACCAAGGACGCGGTCGAAGCGATCTCGGCTCGTTTCGCTGAGAAGGAAGCCGCCTAA